In a single window of the Penaeus monodon isolate SGIC_2016 chromosome 3, NSTDA_Pmon_1, whole genome shotgun sequence genome:
- the LOC119590819 gene encoding uncharacterized protein LOC119590819, with translation MKALLVLLTAAAAAAKAQYGGSVGAASFSSAAAGGFGSSAGVGFGRPVSVGAFGSSSGVGGSAVAASYGSGGFGSGGPIIFPSNSRPAINLPVRPGGRPAGRPVGRPAGPFPVRPAPELTSQYPICSPGVVDHQALGSRYHFSWCHDGFQNYTQDRAVAYCSALGPGWSGVSIETSQEDQLLSQIVGGHNLAWIWTAGVRDFNGVFQWPSSTYGTVPLNYNNWSHTGFDGRPQPDNRENNNEQCLAILNNFYNDGIKWHDIGCHHLKPIICEQHL, from the exons ATGAAGGCCTTGCTCGTGCTCCtgacggcagcggcggcggcggcgaaggcCCAGTACGGCGGGTCGGTGGGCGCCGCCAGCTTCAGCTCGGCGGCCGCGGGCGGCTTCGGAAGCTCCGCGGGCGTGGGTTTCGGAAGGCCCGTGAGCGTGGGCGCCTTCGGAAGCTCCTCTGGCGTGGGCGGGTCGGCGGTGGCGGCCTCGTACGGGTCCGGCGGATTCGGGTCCGGCGGCCCCATCATCTTCCCCTCCAACAGCCGGCCGGCGATCAATCTGCCCGTGAGGCCAGGGGGACGACCTGCCGGCAGACCCGTCGGCCGACCCGCCGGGCCCTTCCCCGTCAGACCCGCACCCGAACTCACCTCGCAGTACCCGATCTGCTCCCCGGGCGTG gTGGACCACCAGGCCCTCGGGAGCCGCTACCACTTCTCCTGGTGCCACGACGGGTTCCAGAACTACACGCAGGACAGGGCCGTCGCGTACTGCAGCGCCCTCGGCCCCGGCTGGAGCGGCGTGAGCATCGAGACCTCGCAGGAGGACCAGCTCCTCTCGCAGATCGTTGGAGGAC ACAACCTGGCTTGGATCTGGACAGCCGGCGTGAGAGACTTCAACGGGGTGTTTCAGTGGCCCTCCAGCACGTATGGCACAGTGCCACTCAACTACAATAACTGGAGTCATACCGGATT CGACGGCCGCCCGCAGCCTGACAACCGTGAGAATAACAACGAACAGTGCCTCGCCATTCTGAACAATTTCTACAACGATGGCATTAAATGGCACGATATCGGCTGCCATCATCTGAAGCCTATTATTTGCGAACAACATCTTTAA